One window of Quercus robur chromosome 12, dhQueRobu3.1, whole genome shotgun sequence genomic DNA carries:
- the LOC126708193 gene encoding uncharacterized protein LOC126708193 → MEADTLAKEASANEAMDEFDEIQYMPSIDFSEVQQIENKGNWMTPILTYLKDGKLPEEKDEARKVRVRLAKYVFIDKVLYKRGFSEPYLRCLALDEANYVLREIHEEACGNHSGAKVLVHKVVRAGYYWPTIQANAKAYIKGLNILGPFPLGTRQMKFLVVGIDYFTKLVEPEPLAKITQQKVKNFIWKNIVCRFGVPRVLISDNGLQFDNTLFKDFCEHFGIQNYSSPAHSQANGQAEVANRSLLKIIKTRLEWVKGVWPDELPGVLWAYRTTVKTPMGETSFKLAYGSEAVIPVEVHMANYRVMKYQDEGNKVQLCLNLDLIDKVRIDTKQRTARYKNLMAKQYDAMVKLRRFNIGDLVLKRVSLATKNPAHGKLGPN, encoded by the exons ATGGAAGCAGACACCTTGGCAAAGGAAGCCTCAGCGAACGAAGCAATGGATGAGTTTGATGAAATTCAATATATGCCGAGCATAGATTTTTCGGAAGTACAGCAGATAGAAAACAAAGGAAATTGGATGACTCCAATACTGACATACCTTAAAGACGGGAAGCTTCCAGAAGAGAAGGACGAGGCCAGAAAGGTTAGGGTTAGATTAGCCAAGTACGTCTTTATAGACAAGGTACTATACAAAAGGGGCTTTTCTGAACCTTATTTAAGGTGTTTAGCCCTGGACGAGGCAAATTATGTATTGAGAGAGATTCATGAAGAAGCATGTGGTAATCACTCAGGAGCCAAAGTATTGGTTCACAAGGTCGTCCGTgcaggatattactggccaactaTTCAAGCAAACGCAAAGGCTTATATCAAG GGGTTAAATATCTTGGGCCCTTTTCCACTTGGAACAAGGCAGATGAAATTCTTGGTAGTTGGAATTGACTATTTCACTAAGTTGGTGGAACCAGAACCCTTAGCTAAGATCACGCAACAGAAAGTCAAGAACTTCATCTGGAAAAATATTGTGTGCAGGTTTGGAGTGCCCAGAGTACTAATATCAGACAACGGACTACAGTTTGATAACACACTTTTCAAAGACTTCTGCGAACACTTCGGCATTCAAAATTATTCCTCACCCGCCCACTCCCAAGCAAACGGTCAAGCAGAAGTAGCAAACCGATCCttattgaaaatcatcaagactcgacTTGAATGGGTAAAAGGCGTATGGCCAGACGAGCTACCAGGTGTTCTGTGGGCCTACAGGACAACAGTGAAAACCCCCATGGGGGAAACTTCTTTTAAGCTAGCCTATGGAAGTGAAGCAGTGATACCTGTAGAAGTACATATGGCCAATTACAGAGTAATGAAGTATCAAGACGAAGGTAATAAGGTACAACTCTGCCTTAACCTTGATCTAATAGACAAGGTGAGGATAGACACAAAGCAAAGGACAGCAAGGTATAAGAACCTCATGGCCAAACAATATGATGCAATGGTAAAACTTAGGCGTTTCAACATAGGAGACCTCGTCTTAAAAAGGGTCTCCTTGGCAACCAAGAACCCAGCTCATGGGAAATTGGGACCCAATTAA